From Nitrospira sp.:
TGAAGCACAGCGTTCGCCAGGCTTCAGCACATCGGCATTCATCGCCAGACACATGCTGCATCCTGCCTCCCGCCACTCAAACCCAGCTTCACGAAATACGTGATCGAGCCCTTCTGCCTCCGCCTGCTGCTTGATGAGCCCAGATCCTGGCACCACCATGGCGTGCACGGTCTTCGCAACTTTCTTGCCCTTCGCGAAGCTGGCCGCAAGGCGAAGATCTTCAATTCGAGAATTAGTGCAGGAACCAATGAACACTTTATCAATCTTGATATCGGTGATCGGCATATTGGGGGATAGCCCCATATAGGATAAAGCCCGTTCGGTAGCGTCTCTCGATTTCTCATCAACCATTGTCCGTGGATCTGGCACATGTTCATCGACACCACTCACCATACCAGGACTCGTTCCCCAACTAACCTGAGGGGCGATGTGTTCGGCTTGTAGCGTGACGCTTGCATCATACTTGGCATCAAGACCAGTCTTGAGGTCTTGCCATGCCTGGACAGCCTGCTCAAATTGATCTCCCTTTGGAGCGAGCGGACGTCCTTTGATATAAGCAATCGTCTTCTCATCAGGCGCGACCATGCCCGCACGAGCTCCACCCTCGATCGACATGTTGCAGAGGGTCATACGGCCTTCCATGCTCAGTGAGCGAATCGCTTCGCCGGTGTACTCAATCACGTAGCCGGTCCCACCTGCGGTTCCGATCTTTCCGATGATCGCCAGAATAATGTCCTTGGCTGAACAACGGTCTGAAAGCACCCCATCGACGCGGATCTCCATTGTCTTGGGCCTCTTTTGCACTAAACATTGAGTGGCCAAGACATGTTCCACTTCACTGGTCCCGATTCCGAAAGCCAACGCGCCAAACGCACCATGGGTGGATGTGTGTGAATCACCACATACGATTGTGGTGCCGGGGAGGGTAAACCCCTGTTCGGGACCGATGACATGGACGATGCCCTGGCGGATGTCATTCATATTGAACAGGGGAATCTGAAAATGGGTGCAGTTATCTTCAAGCGTTTGAATCTGAAGAGCGCTGATGGGATCCATGATTCCCAGACGACGGTCCGTGGTCGGGACATTGTGATCTGGTACAGCCAACGTGGCCATGGGCCGCCGGGGTTGTCCGGCGCCGCAATCCCTCAAACGCTTGAGGGGAAGTCACCTCATGAACCAACTGGCGATCGATATACAGCAACGTCGTCCCGTCCGGATTCAGCCCGAACGACGTGGGAGTCCCAAATCTTGTCAAACAATGTTTTAGCGGCCATCACGACTCCTACTAGTTTTGGCACAGAGGCCACATTATACAGAGACAGACCATGCGGTTGACAAGGCGTCTGTGAACCTTGTCCTGAGGGGCAAGACGTGATAGCAAAACGAGTATGGGTATCACAGACTGGAACCAACCCGATACCATACAGTGGTGCCAACGTTTGCTGGATAGCTACCATCATTGGACGGGACGAGAACTAATCGAACGGGTAGGCAAGGCCGAACATCAGGCGCGTATCTTGTTTGAAACTCCGTTTGTCGTGGTCTCGCATGGAAACGAGCACGATCCAATCTTGAACTATGGGAACCAAAGGGCACTAGATCTGTGGGAGCTCTCCTGGGATCAATTCGTTCAGACGCCATCGCGGCTGACGGCCGAACCGGATGACCGTGACGAACGAGAACGGATGTTGCGGCAAGCAAAGTCCGATGGCTATTTCGATGGATATCGGGGAGTCAGAATCTCTTCAACGGGGCGGCGTTTTCGTGTCGAACAGGCATTGATCTGGACGGTGATTGATTCAGCTCAGAAACTGATCGGTCAAGCGGCGACTTTCTCGAATTGGTCGACACTACGATAAGCTAGAAAGGAAAGTAGACCTCGGCTCCGCCATAGCCTCCGCTGTGAAACGAGGTGCTGTTCTGATACCCACCCCTGACGAGAAAGAAAACCTTACCAATCGGGATCTCGAGAATTGGTCCTGTCTGGATGGCGCGGTATTCACCGTTGCCCATTCCAGCGATATCCCACCCGGTATAGAGGGGACAGCAACCTTGATTGGACTTGTAGGTCAGCAATTTCCCGCGCAGCCGACCCCAGAAGAAGTCGTCCAGATCGGCATAAGATCCGATAGCATGGAGGCTGCCTTTTTCATGCCAGTAGAGTCCTTCAATCTGGCCGAAGAACCCGACTTGATGGTCCACGCGCGAGCTTGTATTGAAACGGGCTTCCTCGACCCGGCGCAGCTGTGGACCTGCAAGTGCGAGAAGAGTCCACCTTCCGAGCGACTGTGAAATCCCAAGAGATGGAACGACAAATTGTATGTTCGCATCCAACAGTTGTCCACTGCTTTTGAAGCTATATCCAAGACCGGCTGTCATCGCCTGCGCGAATAGGGTTGTTCCTCCTGACATGAGCAAGACCGGCGTTCGTACGCCTAAGTAGCCGAAGTATTGGCTCTTATTATCGATTTGAAATCCAGTGAACACGTCTCCTGCTTGTGCGCGGACGGGTATGATAACCAAGATAAGTGTTACCAGTAAGAATGACACAGATCGCGCCATCGGCTTTCCCCTTCGAGTAAAGAGTCAATATGAAACCGACCAACAGGTGAGTAATCGAGCTGAATGACGCTGGAGATCAACGGGTGTTGCCTCGAATGTGATGAACGAGAGCTAGATTAGGATAGTGCAATACCTGGACAATCAGGAGAAAAATAAGAACATGAGACGGGACATCCCCTGCGGACTAACTCTGAAGTGACACTACCGATCGACCGTGAGTGATGAATGATTGGAAGGAAATTCAGGTGACGATTATCGAATCACATTGACCAAAAATGGGCAGCAGACTAGAGGTGTTTTCAACACGCCATTCATCATGACCGTCTCCACCCCCTCGTGCAACGCTCTCCAGTGCTCTTCGCCTCGTTCGATACTATCGACCCTGAAACGGACATTAGTCTTACGGAGAGCGTGCACAATCGATACAGGACTTACCTTCAGGGTGGTACGGGGGAGTTCTAGGAGAGCGCCGTTAAACGATCCATCTGGAGTTGAAGGGAAGCGGACGCTCACGCCCGTGAAGGATATATCTTCCAGCTTCCCAGGCAGAAAGGACGTCGAGGTGCGTAATCGACAGGAGCTCTCATGAGAGACTCGCAGCATCCGACGCCGTTCCCAGTTGAATGACCGCCATGGAGCGGTTAGAGCATAAAGCAGTGATCGCAGGCTGCTCGAGATACCGGGTTGGAATCGATAGCTGTCTTCCCAGGGCGCTGGATCACCAAAAATCTTGTCAAGGAGCACCTCCCTAATTGTGTCATCAAGCTCTATAAACTGAAGCCCAGCTCCCACGCCACCGGATGGAAGCCGTTCCTGTCTAACGATTCGGCTTGGTAGCCGTACGATCGTGCCTTGAGAAGAGGTTAACAGGAGAGACACGGTACCCTGGGCGGTAAAGACTGGTTGCTCCAACAGCAAGGCGGCACCGTGTTCATTAATGTTTAGGATGCGAGCGGCGACCGAGGTGTCATCCATAAACAATTCACCGGCAAAGTCACGATTGAGTCGGAACGCCTGTCGGCCTTGGGCTTGTTCGTTGGCGACGAACATGGCGATTGTTAGCAGCAGCAGATTGACGGATCCCCAAAAAAGGCTGACCGGCAGACCGGGGTCCCCAACGTCGTGGCGAAGGTTCTGAATCCCCAATGCCAAACCCACGACCAACAATCCAAATGTCAACAAGTGCGGCCAGGCGAACATCAATTCAGCGGATGTATCTTTTCTAATGCGTTGCCCTTTTGGCGTCACTTCGAAGGCTCGCTCTTTACGAGGCGCGATCAGGGCTCTCAATGCGACAGCGCTGAGTGCGAAGCACATGGCGATCTCATAGATATCAGACCAGAATGGATTGCGTGACCCTCGGCTGACAGGGCGCATGACGAGTGCCGATGCGATGTAAAACGAAAGGAAATGCACACCAAGCAGGAGTATATCGGCATGAATTGGCGAGGTATGGAACAAAAGGCTCGATAATGGAGCAACAAGGCAAATAAGGCGTGGGAGACCAAAAAAGAAATAGAAGATCGATCCGAAATAGTCCAGCCGCTGTGGCAACGTGAGACCTCGTTTGGTGAGGGGGTTGTCACGGAGGAGTACCTGAATGCAACCCATGGCCCATCGCTTTCGCTGCCTAAGATACCCTTCAAACGTCTCTGGCATCAGGCCGGCAGAGAGGACACGATTGAGGTAGCAGGACCTGTAGCCTTTCGCATGTAGGTTCATACTGGTATGAATGTCTTCGGTGATGGTTTGGGTTTGAAATCCACCGATCTCCTCTAGTGGTTGCCGACGAAAGAGGCCACCACTGCCAGCGAAAAAGGCACTATTGTGCGAATCTCGTCCAGCCTGAAGTGAGCGGAAGAATAAGGCCTGCTCGTTCTTGACGAGCTCTCCTACACGGAGATTGCGCTGGAAGATATCTGGATTGTAGAAGTGGTGCGGAGTCTGAACTATGGCCACCGTTGGATCATCGAAAAACCCAACAGTTTCTTTCAGAAACCTATGGGTCGGGACATGGTCAACATCGAAGACCGCTATGAGGTCGCTATCGGTTAAACGAAGTGCATGATTGAGGTTTCCGGCTTTTGCATGGCGGGGACGATCCGGGCGTCTGAGGTAGCCACAGCCCAGCGCGGTCGCGAGTTTTTTTGCTTCAAGCCGGTGGCCATCATCGAGTACGTACACGGTGAAACGATCTTTAGGATATTCCTGTGCTAAACAGCCCACCAACGTCTGCCGTAAGAGCGATAGAGGTTCATCAACGACCGTGACCATGATATCAACGGTCGGATAAGTCGTGATTGACGCCGGTTGGCGATTGGTAGGGGACCAGGATTGATATGTAAAGAAGCAAAACTGACAGAGTCCGTACAGCTCTGCGAGATACACGATCCATCCTATAACCATACTGCTGGTGTCTTCGGTAGGTAGGGTGTAGAGAGCGCGCCAGACCATGTAGCGGATATACAAGAGGAGGCTCAAACTCAGAACCCAACGACGTCCCTGCTCCTTCTTGAGAAGAAGCCCAATAACCAATAACACCAGCGCGGAAACTCCTACTGCGACTGGGGTGTCGAAGAATATGTCGAAGAGTGTCATAGTGAAGGTACCTAACAAGAAGCTATTCCTCGGCCTACCTTCTATGTGAAGTCACCCTATTACGGAATCGCCGGTCAGCCTAGTCCTACGAATGTGGAGGAGCCTTATGAGGGGGGCAAACCGCTTGATCGTATGAGGGATTTCTCCGGGTACAGAAGTGAACGCTTCTTCGAAAGGGGGGGCTAAGTCCAGAGTTCAAGAGGGCCATGCTGAGTAATGGCTTGGAGTAGGTCGTGCGTTGATACGATGCCGGTGAGAAGGCGATGTTGGTCCAGGATCGGAACCGCATGGATCTGTTCGTCGAGCATGATGTGTGCAATCTCTCGGATTTCCGTCGAAGGAGTTGCCGTAATTACTCTGGGAGTCATGATTTCAGCTAATCGCCTTTGTGCTGCCTGTCGCTTGTCACCTCCAGTGAATAGTTCAGGGACGTGCAGGAGCAGGTCACGATGCGATACCATACCAACTAGGGTGCCATGGAGGGAGGTTACGGGAATATGGTGAAAACGTTTCTGAGACATGATAGCCCAGGCATCGAGCAACAGACTGTCCGATGGAAGAGAGACGACCGGAGATCTCATGAGATCTTTGGCTAAAAGGGCTGGTTTTGGGTGTCGTTGTTGAATGTCAGCCTGACGGTAAGCAGTCTGCGCAGTCAGAGCGGAATGATCCAATGACGGAGAGTGTTGGTCGTGAGGTTCACGATCTCCGGCATTTTCTGCGCGGCTAGACCGAGAGCTCACCTGCTTTGCGGGGTAGATCTCGGTTATCGCATTGACTGCCAAATTGATAGGCATGGGGCACTCTCTCCAACGTCCGTAT
This genomic window contains:
- a CDS encoding MEKHLA domain-containing protein, which encodes MGITDWNQPDTIQWCQRLLDSYHHWTGRELIERVGKAEHQARILFETPFVVVSHGNEHDPILNYGNQRALDLWELSWDQFVQTPSRLTAEPDDRDERERMLRQAKSDGYFDGYRGVRISSTGRRFRVEQALIWTVIDSAQKLIGQAATFSNWSTLR
- a CDS encoding glycosyltransferase, translated to MTLFDIFFDTPVAVGVSALVLLVIGLLLKKEQGRRWVLSLSLLLYIRYMVWRALYTLPTEDTSSMVIGWIVYLAELYGLCQFCFFTYQSWSPTNRQPASITTYPTVDIMVTVVDEPLSLLRQTLVGCLAQEYPKDRFTVYVLDDGHRLEAKKLATALGCGYLRRPDRPRHAKAGNLNHALRLTDSDLIAVFDVDHVPTHRFLKETVGFFDDPTVAIVQTPHHFYNPDIFQRNLRVGELVKNEQALFFRSLQAGRDSHNSAFFAGSGGLFRRQPLEEIGGFQTQTITEDIHTSMNLHAKGYRSCYLNRVLSAGLMPETFEGYLRQRKRWAMGCIQVLLRDNPLTKRGLTLPQRLDYFGSIFYFFFGLPRLICLVAPLSSLLFHTSPIHADILLLGVHFLSFYIASALVMRPVSRGSRNPFWSDIYEIAMCFALSAVALRALIAPRKERAFEVTPKGQRIRKDTSAELMFAWPHLLTFGLLVVGLALGIQNLRHDVGDPGLPVSLFWGSVNLLLLTIAMFVANEQAQGRQAFRLNRDFAGELFMDDTSVAARILNINEHGAALLLEQPVFTAQGTVSLLLTSSQGTIVRLPSRIVRQERLPSGGVGAGLQFIELDDTIREVLLDKIFGDPAPWEDSYRFQPGISSSLRSLLYALTAPWRSFNWERRRMLRVSHESSCRLRTSTSFLPGKLEDISFTGVSVRFPSTPDGSFNGALLELPRTTLKVSPVSIVHALRKTNVRFRVDSIERGEEHWRALHEGVETVMMNGVLKTPLVCCPFLVNVIR
- a CDS encoding CBS domain-containing protein, with amino-acid sequence MPINLAVNAITEIYPAKQVSSRSSRAENAGDREPHDQHSPSLDHSALTAQTAYRQADIQQRHPKPALLAKDLMRSPVVSLPSDSLLLDAWAIMSQKRFHHIPVTSLHGTLVGMVSHRDLLLHVPELFTGGDKRQAAQRRLAEIMTPRVITATPSTEIREIAHIMLDEQIHAVPILDQHRLLTGIVSTHDLLQAITQHGPLELWT